A single Penaeus chinensis breed Huanghai No. 1 chromosome 7, ASM1920278v2, whole genome shotgun sequence DNA region contains:
- the LOC125027373 gene encoding FAD-dependent oxidoreductase domain-containing protein 2-like yields MRDQHNQEFVCRYVVVATGLGVPNSPSFPGSELVEGYEDVSTDPRVFEGKNVLILGRGNAAFETADAIYGSTNMVHMVSRSRARLSWNTHYVGDLRAINNGLLDTYQLKSLDGLLEAGVEDMALERRAGRIHVQFPWEEIPTENDFDNFSLREGYDYVIRCLGFKFDFSIFNNSSMPSKSTKKTKYPAIKFSYEADRIPGLYFAGTVAHSLDYRKSAGGFIHGFRYTVRVLHRLLEWRHEGQRWPVTSYSTRDLLNVLVKRINEASAPYQMFGELADVILLRDGGRRFEFLEDFPVHLLARLEAVTGREAGPLVVVLMEYGPDFSGPDKDTFRVDRATGDPLEAHRSNFLHPVFYYYRKLPTESEMLHKMGKSALPKPERVHHVLEDFLTVWTAQQSHILPLRRFLEYVTGRDLRHHNAHACLSHSFTNGRPPPLCPHGGSVGGWAIHPVAPTPTGQPQGVPRPARPANYTLWSRPSVRATPPAPLATAATS; encoded by the exons ATGCGTGACCAGCACAACCAGGAGTTCGTCTGCAG GTACGTGGTGGTGGCGACCGGCCTGGGCGTCCCCAACTCGCCGTCCTTCCCCGGCTCGGAGCTCGTCGAAGGATACGAGGACGTCTCGACGGACCCACGCGTCTTCGAGGGCAAAAATGTCCTCATCCTTGGCAGAG GCAATGCCGCCTTTGAGACGGCTGACGCCATCTACGGTAGCACCAACATGGTCCACATGGTGTCCCGCTCCCGGGCGAGGCTCTCGTGGAACACGCATTACGTGGGAGACCTCAG GGCCATCAACAATGGGCTCCTGGACACGTACCAACTGAAGTCCCTGGACGGCTTGCTGGAGGCGGGCGTGGAGGACATGGCGCTCGAGCGACGCGCCGGCCGCATCCACGTACAGTTCCCGTGGGAG GAGATCCCGACCGAGAACGACTTCGACAACTTCTCGCTACGCGAAGGTTACGACTACGTCATCCGCTGCCTCGGTTTCAAGTTTGACTTCTCCATTTTCAACAA CTCGTCCATGCCGAGCAAATCGACCAAGAAGACCAAGTACCCGGCTATCAAGTTCTCGTACGAAGCCGACCGCATCCCGGGCCTCTACTTCGCCGGGACGGTCGCGCACTCGCTCGATTACCGGAAGTCGGCCGGGGGATTCATCCACGGATTTCGATACACTG TGCGCGTGTTGCATCGGCTGCTGGAGTGGCGACACGAAGGTCAGCGGTGGCCCGTGACCTCTTACTCGACCCGTGACCTTCTCAACGTCCTCGTCAAACGAATCAACGAGGCGTCGGCGCCATACCAGATGTTCGGAGAACTAGCTGACGTCATCCtcctgagaga CGGCGGCCGGAGGTTCGAGTTCTTGGAGGACTTCCCGGTGCACCTGCTGGCGCGCCTGGAAGCAGTGACGGGGCGCGAGGCCGGGCCGCTGGTCGTGGTCCTCATGGAGTACGGCCCGGACTTCTCGGGGCCGGACAAGGACACCTTCCGCGTGGACCGGGCCACAGGGGACCCCCTGGAGGCGCACCGCTCCAACTTTCTCCACCCTGTCTTCTACTACTACAGGAAACTCCCAACAG AATCGGAAATGCTGCACAAAATGGGCAAGTCGGCGCTGCCGAAGCCGGAGCGTGTACACCACGTGCTCGAGGACTTCCTGACGGTGTGGACGGCGCAGCAGAGCCACATCCTGCCTCTGCGTCGTTTCCTTGAGTATGTCACCGGCAGAGACCTTCGTCATCACAATGCACATGCGTGTCTTTCCCACTCCTTCACCAACGGCCGCCCACCGCCTCTGTGTCCCCACGGGGGCAGCGTGGGGGGTTGGGCCATCCATCCTGTCGCGCCCACGCCCACAGGCCAGCCCCAGGGCGTCCCCAGGCCAGCGCGCCCCGCCAACTACACGCTGTGGAGCCGGCCCTCGGTGCGCGCCACGCCGCCCGCGCCGCTCGCCACTGCTGCCACGTCGTGA